A genomic segment from Candidatus Korarchaeum cryptofilum OPF8 encodes:
- the thrS gene encoding threonine--tRNA ligase codes for MVKVIMPDGTTLNAEEGKRILDVIPRGIGLIAEASGRLLDLSTVISDDLGEIRVLDFNSREGREAYWHTTSHILAQAVKRLFKEAKLGIGPPIEEGFYYEFDLGGKTFSQEDLELIEEEMRRIVEEDIEIVREEMRREEAIALFREAGEPYKVELLEEIEEPVVSIYRQGEFFDLCRGPHLPSTGYVKYMKLLQVSSSYWRGDERNPVMQRVYGISFPSKEMLEEFLVRREEIRKRDHRVVGPQLDLFSMPSEIIGPGLILWHPKGARVRRIIEDFLVRVHLSRGYELVYSPHIAYSTLWKISGHLNYYRDYMYVFEKEGIEHAVKPMNCPFHILIYNSKRRSYRELPLRLFELGTVYRFEKSGVLHGLLRARGFTQDDAHIFTTREDLEDEVLGLIDLNEYLMRSFGFEELKVEISTWDPRRRSEYMGSDEDWSAAQSSLEGALRRKGYRYEIMEGEAAFYGPKIDMKLVDSIGREWQLSTIQIDFNLPRRFDLKYVKADGSEEHIVMIHRALLGSIERFFGILLEHYAGNFPLWIAPIQLRILPVSQAQEGRAEELLALMSARGVRADIRKAESTLSYRIRESELEKIPIVAIIGEREMKTGEISVRVKGKGNLGSMSLEDFFRTFGKELLPPDMR; via the coding sequence TTGGTTAAAGTTATAATGCCCGATGGGACTACCTTGAACGCTGAAGAGGGGAAGAGGATTTTAGATGTGATACCTAGAGGTATAGGACTGATAGCAGAGGCATCAGGGAGACTTCTGGACCTCTCAACTGTGATAAGTGATGATCTAGGCGAGATAAGAGTTCTGGACTTCAATAGTAGGGAGGGAAGGGAGGCTTACTGGCACACCACATCTCACATATTAGCTCAAGCTGTCAAGAGGCTCTTTAAGGAGGCTAAGCTTGGGATAGGGCCTCCCATAGAGGAGGGCTTCTACTACGAGTTCGACCTGGGGGGTAAGACCTTCTCTCAGGAGGACTTGGAGCTGATAGAGGAGGAGATGAGGAGGATCGTTGAGGAGGATATCGAGATAGTGAGGGAGGAGATGAGGAGGGAGGAGGCCATAGCTCTCTTCAGGGAGGCTGGAGAGCCGTATAAGGTCGAGCTCCTGGAGGAGATAGAAGAGCCGGTGGTATCGATATACAGGCAGGGGGAGTTCTTCGACCTCTGCAGAGGTCCGCACTTACCTTCCACCGGTTATGTGAAGTATATGAAGCTTCTTCAGGTCTCCTCATCCTACTGGAGGGGGGATGAGAGGAATCCGGTGATGCAGAGAGTCTACGGGATATCCTTCCCCTCCAAGGAGATGCTGGAAGAATTCTTAGTGAGGAGGGAGGAGATAAGGAAGAGGGATCATAGGGTCGTAGGGCCCCAGCTAGATCTCTTCTCCATGCCGTCAGAGATAATAGGTCCAGGCCTCATCCTATGGCATCCCAAGGGAGCTAGGGTCAGGCGTATAATAGAGGACTTCCTAGTTAGGGTCCACCTGAGCAGGGGATACGAGCTCGTCTACTCCCCGCATATAGCTTACAGCACCCTCTGGAAGATTTCGGGGCACCTGAATTATTACAGAGATTATATGTACGTCTTCGAGAAGGAGGGGATAGAGCATGCTGTAAAGCCCATGAACTGCCCCTTCCACATACTCATCTACAACTCGAAGAGGAGGAGCTACAGGGAACTCCCGCTCAGGCTATTCGAGCTCGGAACTGTCTATAGGTTCGAGAAGTCGGGCGTCCTTCACGGCCTGTTGAGGGCTAGGGGGTTCACTCAGGACGATGCTCACATATTCACCACTAGGGAGGATCTTGAGGATGAAGTCTTAGGGCTCATAGACCTCAATGAGTACTTAATGAGGTCCTTCGGCTTCGAGGAGCTGAAGGTGGAGATATCCACTTGGGATCCTAGGAGGAGATCTGAGTACATGGGCTCCGATGAGGACTGGTCAGCAGCTCAATCCTCCTTAGAGGGTGCTCTGAGGAGGAAGGGGTACAGATATGAGATAATGGAAGGGGAGGCGGCATTTTACGGCCCAAAGATAGATATGAAGCTCGTAGATTCAATAGGGAGGGAGTGGCAGCTCAGTACGATACAGATAGACTTCAACCTCCCCAGGAGATTCGATCTCAAGTATGTGAAAGCTGACGGTAGCGAGGAGCACATCGTGATGATACACAGAGCCCTATTGGGATCTATAGAGAGGTTCTTCGGGATACTCCTGGAGCATTACGCTGGGAACTTTCCCCTATGGATAGCCCCCATTCAGCTAAGGATACTCCCAGTCTCCCAAGCCCAGGAGGGGAGAGCTGAGGAACTATTAGCTCTCATGTCAGCTAGAGGGGTCAGGGCGGATATTAGGAAGGCAGAATCTACTCTCAGCTACAGGATAAGGGAGAGCGAGCTGGAGAAAATACCTATAGTCGCTATAATAGGGGAAAGGGAGATGAAGACGGGCGAGATCTCAGTTAGGGTCAAGGGGAAGGGGAATCTGGGGAGCATGAGCTTGGAAGATTTCTTCAGGACATTCGGGAAGGAGTTACTCCCTCCAGATATGAGATAA
- a CDS encoding aspartate aminotransferase family protein: MIESYYPSVFKCKPSFPIVVDRGFKAEIWTKDGRRFLDFSGAATSLGQAHPKVVESIKEHVNKITGFSGLLAPTEPFLRLGEELKSIVPVRDASIAYATTGSEASDFAIQLAKYVTKRSVILSFFGAYHGLTGYALMSSPTEGMRRVAPRVSDTLYAPYPNCLPCKMRSLPCDDCVDLSISFIEEEIIGRAVEPEDLAAIIVEPLQSHGGIIFPPARFFQELRRISNETGALLIVDEVYTGFGRTGKWFGIEHHGVEPDIMVMGKGMGGGLPIAAVAFRGRLLEDWYLCSGGSLGTFAGHYLSAVASLATIEAIREENLIENAKERGEQLSSSLREFVERYDFLVDSRGTGCVQGIEFYEKGKPSKKVAEMVKWALFDRGLLAIQVGRHHNVIKLTPPITITEEQMDEAIRIIEDSLNEVKRVRRDGL, encoded by the coding sequence ATGATAGAGTCATATTATCCTTCTGTATTCAAATGCAAGCCCTCCTTCCCCATAGTAGTCGATAGGGGGTTCAAAGCTGAGATATGGACGAAGGATGGGAGGAGGTTCCTGGACTTCAGCGGGGCTGCCACCTCCTTAGGTCAGGCGCATCCCAAGGTAGTCGAGAGCATCAAGGAGCATGTGAATAAAATAACAGGATTCTCAGGTCTATTGGCTCCAACGGAACCCTTCTTAAGGTTGGGTGAGGAACTGAAATCTATAGTGCCTGTCAGGGACGCTTCAATAGCTTACGCTACTACAGGAAGTGAGGCGAGCGATTTCGCGATCCAGCTGGCTAAATACGTCACGAAGAGGAGCGTCATCCTCTCATTCTTCGGGGCCTATCATGGTCTGACGGGTTACGCTCTGATGTCATCACCGACGGAGGGAATGAGGAGAGTGGCCCCTAGGGTCAGCGATACTCTATATGCGCCGTACCCCAACTGCCTCCCCTGCAAGATGAGATCCCTCCCATGCGATGATTGCGTGGATCTCTCAATCTCGTTCATAGAGGAGGAAATAATTGGGAGAGCTGTCGAGCCAGAGGATCTCGCGGCTATAATTGTGGAGCCTCTACAATCGCATGGGGGCATAATATTTCCGCCAGCGAGGTTCTTCCAAGAACTTAGGAGGATATCGAACGAGACAGGGGCTCTCCTGATAGTGGATGAAGTCTATACCGGTTTCGGGAGGACGGGAAAGTGGTTCGGGATCGAGCACCATGGCGTCGAGCCCGATATAATGGTAATGGGTAAGGGGATGGGCGGGGGACTCCCCATAGCTGCCGTGGCCTTCAGGGGGAGACTCCTAGAGGACTGGTACCTCTGCAGTGGGGGTAGCCTCGGGACCTTCGCTGGGCACTACCTATCGGCAGTAGCTTCCCTGGCAACTATAGAGGCCATAAGGGAGGAGAATCTGATCGAGAACGCCAAGGAGAGGGGTGAGCAGTTGAGCTCATCCCTCAGGGAGTTCGTCGAGAGATATGACTTCCTGGTCGATTCCAGAGGAACTGGATGTGTTCAGGGAATAGAGTTCTATGAGAAAGGCAAACCTTCTAAGAAAGTAGCTGAGATGGTGAAATGGGCTTTATTCGATCGGGGTCTCCTAGCCATCCAGGTGGGGAGGCATCATAACGTGATCAAATTGACCCCGCCCATAACGATAACAGAGGAGCAGATGGATGAGGCCATAAGGATTATTGAGGATTCCCTTAATGAGGTAAAAAGAGTTAGAAGAGATGGCTTATGA
- a CDS encoding ABC transporter ATP-binding protein encodes MLLDVRDLKVRFHTLRGIVRAVDGVSFSVNYGEVLGLVGETGSGKTVTGLTIMRLLDENAEIAGGEVIFEGKDLLKLPMSEILKIRGRDISMIFQEPKAALNPVIQVGDQVAEAFLAHESMSKEEARERVLDMFRKVGLPDPERIYRSYPHELSGGMAQRIVISMALALRPKLMIADEPTSALDVTIQAQIMNLFRELIREFNTSVIYITHDLALAAEISDRIAVMYAGRIVEVARTEELFENPLHPYTVGLLRSIPGSKSSGSRLFSMEGEIPSLLNPPPGCLFHPRCPKRMDICDKEVPNLLNVGNDHLVSCFLYGR; translated from the coding sequence ATGCTACTCGATGTTAGGGACCTCAAGGTCAGATTCCACACGTTGAGGGGAATTGTGAGAGCTGTTGATGGCGTGAGCTTCTCAGTAAACTACGGCGAGGTCTTAGGATTAGTGGGAGAGACTGGCAGCGGGAAAACGGTGACGGGGCTCACTATAATGAGGTTATTGGATGAGAACGCTGAGATAGCTGGAGGAGAGGTGATCTTCGAGGGAAAGGACCTCTTGAAACTTCCGATGAGTGAGATCCTTAAGATAAGAGGGAGGGATATATCTATGATATTTCAGGAGCCGAAAGCAGCGCTCAATCCCGTCATACAAGTCGGGGATCAGGTCGCTGAAGCCTTCCTAGCTCATGAGAGTATGAGTAAAGAGGAGGCGAGGGAGAGAGTACTGGATATGTTCAGGAAAGTTGGCCTTCCCGATCCGGAGAGGATTTATAGGAGCTACCCGCATGAATTGAGCGGAGGGATGGCTCAGAGAATAGTGATATCGATGGCTTTAGCCCTGAGACCGAAGCTAATGATAGCTGACGAGCCCACCTCTGCGCTGGATGTCACTATCCAAGCCCAGATAATGAATCTCTTCAGGGAGCTCATCAGGGAGTTCAACACCAGCGTCATCTATATAACGCATGATTTAGCTCTAGCCGCTGAGATATCAGATAGGATAGCCGTTATGTACGCTGGGAGGATAGTTGAGGTAGCTAGGACTGAGGAACTATTCGAGAACCCCCTTCATCCATACACAGTGGGCCTCCTCAGATCGATCCCCGGATCGAAATCCTCCGGAAGTAGGCTCTTCTCCATGGAAGGGGAGATACCCTCCCTCCTCAATCCTCCTCCCGGTTGCCTCTTCCACCCCAGATGCCCGAAGAGGATGGATATATGTGATAAGGAAGTTCCGAACCTTCTAAATGTGGGAAATGATCATCTCGTCTCCTGCTTCCTCTATGGGAGATGA
- a CDS encoding DUF998 domain-containing protein encodes MKRGATLLGALAIIVPLFSIFLSIYLSPWFRWEENALSDLGHASRSGVAPIFNIGLVTGGLLFMIFSIMYMHGKYPLTSKLMIIASYFLILIGTFDEIYGFLHFLVSLIFFIMLAFAALAFSYESKKSYPILVTLIIGISWALNMSGIWKCGAAVPEMISVLASLVWFTDALRNLRRSSWG; translated from the coding sequence ATGAAGCGGGGAGCTACGCTTCTGGGTGCTTTAGCGATAATAGTCCCACTATTCTCAATATTCCTCTCTATATACCTCTCACCATGGTTCAGATGGGAGGAGAATGCTTTGAGCGATCTAGGGCATGCTTCGAGGAGCGGAGTGGCCCCTATCTTCAACATAGGCCTCGTTACCGGGGGCCTCCTCTTCATGATCTTCTCCATAATGTACATGCACGGGAAGTACCCTCTCACATCTAAGCTCATGATAATAGCGTCCTACTTCCTGATATTGATAGGGACTTTCGATGAGATCTACGGCTTCCTCCATTTCTTGGTGAGCTTGATATTCTTCATAATGCTCGCATTCGCAGCACTAGCTTTCAGTTACGAATCCAAGAAGAGCTATCCTATCTTAGTGACCCTGATAATAGGAATCTCCTGGGCCCTGAATATGTCAGGGATCTGGAAGTGCGGCGCTGCCGTACCGGAGATGATATCAGTGCTCGCTTCCCTAGTATGGTTCACCGATGCCCTGAGGAATTTGAGGAGATCTAGCTGGGGCTGA
- a CDS encoding CFI-box-CTERM domain-containing protein, whose amino-acid sequence MIRGPSIPLLLLLLIPYILGIASQIDLNSMESPLSTTTSAHPTVPAMPVQVVSPAADVTINESAPDINYGRDPNLFVGTYCADVGELKCMDKNLETLIVFSESIIVPSGYTLSSAKLRLYVSKIPSGISDDTYLILAVYPLTLIPVPESSTTWRTHGNFDKINLDEINSVMDLKTIVYSERGLERARELGHADAIISPYNIYSDGVVVREGSFIEFDVTPYIRQIIKMASYQGFLIKMVQGDVYSYVGPPHNNIAFYSKDSDPPRLDWYPSLRITYAPLFSLSVSPNFEQVAQGGTAKFAVSINRASGFSGDVVLGVGPPPPGSRVEFIHETPEIVMITTSSSTPPGDYSIYIEGSGGGLTYRTYVTLRVLKLLAPTKLITIPIPILTRTSRPITGTESTTITTAIPTTLITIRPPNTTGTVSTATGSTAGPGTTRREPTFIMDVLDTPVTLRVGEQSSFRVTISSFYGFSDDVTLTASNLPQGVSITSDTNRVPPNSTVKMTLSASSSASPGTYTVTIIASGGGLMRSSTFSLNVLEASKSQGATSMTQSTSANQIVSGGRDFSIKVFPENLSINTGSSGSVAVTVSWLQGNGTVGLNVTGLPPDARAEFNPPSLKEGTSSLVIRVGSTQGTFTVIVTGSSGGITRSSTFQLQITGGESRCFIATAAYGSELSPQVSFLRNFRDEVVMSTYSGSRFLFAFNIFYYSWSPKVAEMVRSNPLIAELTRYSLSPLLATLSLGTEVQKLGHGELSIILMGIIVSMILGSVYLAPLSLIIQLLHKPLSKKVPKAVILMMIASILYLLLGLYAYSDIITMIFSSLLVVSSLLLIPCCLSTIDLRGLIKHLLGKSP is encoded by the coding sequence ATGATAAGAGGCCCCTCGATTCCCCTTCTGCTCCTTCTCCTAATTCCTTATATTCTGGGGATCGCCTCCCAGATAGATCTCAACTCGATGGAAAGTCCTCTCAGCACCACTACGTCAGCTCACCCCACTGTGCCAGCTATGCCGGTTCAAGTGGTATCGCCTGCCGCTGATGTCACCATAAATGAAAGCGCTCCCGATATTAATTATGGAAGGGATCCGAATCTCTTCGTCGGAACGTACTGCGCTGATGTGGGAGAATTAAAATGCATGGATAAGAATCTAGAAACTCTCATAGTATTTTCCGAATCAATAATTGTACCCTCTGGGTACACTCTTTCATCCGCAAAGCTCAGGCTTTACGTCTCAAAAATCCCTTCCGGAATAAGTGATGATACTTACCTCATACTAGCAGTTTACCCCCTCACCCTAATTCCGGTCCCCGAGTCCTCCACTACTTGGAGAACCCATGGGAATTTTGATAAAATCAACTTGGATGAAATCAATTCCGTGATGGATTTGAAGACGATCGTCTACTCAGAGAGGGGATTAGAGCGTGCTAGAGAACTTGGACATGCTGATGCGATCATTTCACCATATAATATCTATTCAGATGGCGTAGTAGTTAGGGAAGGGAGTTTCATCGAATTCGATGTCACTCCTTATATCAGGCAAATCATCAAAATGGCATCATACCAGGGCTTTCTCATTAAGATGGTTCAAGGAGATGTATATTCATATGTGGGGCCCCCTCATAATAACATAGCATTTTACTCTAAGGATTCAGATCCTCCTCGTCTAGACTGGTATCCCTCCCTCCGTATAACTTACGCTCCCCTCTTCTCCCTCTCAGTATCACCTAATTTCGAGCAGGTAGCCCAAGGAGGGACTGCTAAGTTCGCGGTATCGATAAATAGGGCTAGTGGCTTCTCGGGGGATGTGGTCTTGGGGGTAGGTCCGCCTCCCCCGGGCTCTAGAGTGGAGTTCATACACGAGACACCAGAAATCGTAATGATAACTACGAGCTCCTCAACGCCGCCGGGCGATTACTCCATATATATAGAGGGATCTGGGGGAGGGCTCACTTACCGGACTTACGTGACGCTCAGGGTCCTCAAACTCCTCGCACCTACGAAGCTGATAACGATACCTATCCCGATTCTAACGAGAACAAGTAGGCCTATCACCGGAACTGAGAGCACGACGATCACAACTGCAATACCTACGACGCTGATAACAATACGTCCCCCCAATACGACAGGAACGGTTTCGACAGCTACTGGAAGCACAGCTGGACCTGGGACAACGAGGAGGGAACCGACTTTCATTATGGATGTCCTTGACACACCAGTTACCCTCAGAGTCGGTGAGCAGAGCTCCTTCAGGGTCACAATCTCCAGTTTCTACGGCTTCTCGGATGATGTGACTCTGACAGCATCGAACTTGCCTCAGGGCGTATCGATAACTAGCGATACCAACAGGGTCCCACCGAACTCGACAGTGAAGATGACCCTCTCAGCCTCATCATCAGCTTCCCCCGGGACTTACACGGTCACGATAATTGCCTCCGGAGGTGGTCTGATGAGGAGCTCCACCTTCAGCTTGAATGTCCTAGAGGCTTCAAAGAGTCAGGGAGCCACTTCAATGACACAATCGACTTCCGCGAATCAGATAGTTTCTGGTGGGAGGGATTTCTCGATTAAGGTTTTCCCTGAGAACCTATCCATAAACACGGGTTCATCTGGCTCAGTCGCTGTGACCGTCAGTTGGCTTCAGGGGAATGGGACAGTCGGGCTCAACGTTACCGGCCTCCCACCGGATGCTAGGGCTGAATTCAACCCGCCTTCCCTCAAAGAGGGGACCTCCTCCTTAGTCATAAGGGTTGGGTCGACCCAGGGTACTTTCACAGTCATCGTAACCGGTAGCTCTGGGGGAATAACGAGATCGAGCACTTTCCAGCTCCAAATAACAGGAGGAGAATCTAGATGCTTTATAGCAACAGCGGCTTACGGTTCAGAACTCTCTCCCCAGGTCTCCTTCCTGAGGAACTTCAGGGATGAGGTCGTGATGTCTACTTACTCAGGATCAAGATTCCTATTTGCTTTCAACATATTTTACTATTCATGGAGCCCTAAGGTCGCTGAAATGGTGAGATCTAACCCATTAATAGCTGAACTCACTAGATACTCGCTCTCACCCCTCTTAGCTACGCTGAGCTTGGGAACTGAGGTGCAAAAGTTGGGCCATGGGGAGCTCTCCATCATACTGATGGGGATTATAGTCAGCATGATCCTGGGCTCGGTTTACCTAGCACCTCTGAGCTTGATAATCCAGCTCTTACATAAGCCATTGAGTAAGAAAGTTCCTAAAGCAGTGATCTTGATGATGATCGCATCGATCCTATATCTACTCCTCGGCCTGTACGCATATTCGGATATAATCACCATGATATTCAGCTCCCTCCTCGTGGTGAGCAGCCTCCTCCTGATCCCTTGCTGCCTATCGACGATAGATCTGAGGGGATTGATCAAGCATTTACTCGGGAAATCCCCTTAA
- a CDS encoding mandelate racemase/muconate lactonizing enzyme family protein yields MPIRRVEVYTVELPYKKPFTISMGTSYSSTDVVVKLIDDEGNVGWGEASPSRRVTGESEDTILSAMNVLAPQLINEDPLNVEEIERKLAGAILGNTSAKLALEMAVFDLKGKILGVRVRDLLGGYRDRVETDFTIGIMSPEEMASDALKYVEMGFRILKLKVGLGLEEDIARVKAVRDAVGKDIRIRIDANQGWTVKQAKKALSSMERYDVELAEQPVKWYDYEGMAELTRVSPIPIMADESVHSARDALLVAKMRAADYINIKLTKAGGLLEARRIAAISEAAGIPNMIGCMMEGGISITAAVHFATATRNLVTTDLDSDISLKEDFVEGGAKCEKGFRILPEGPGLGNLRVKEGMLKLRGVFEEGKEVSTPL; encoded by the coding sequence ATGCCCATCAGGAGAGTCGAGGTATATACTGTTGAGCTCCCCTACAAGAAGCCCTTCACAATATCTATGGGCACTTCCTACAGCAGCACTGATGTCGTAGTTAAGCTGATAGATGATGAGGGCAATGTAGGTTGGGGAGAGGCATCCCCATCTAGGAGAGTGACTGGGGAGAGTGAGGACACCATATTATCGGCTATGAACGTCCTCGCCCCTCAATTGATCAATGAGGATCCGCTCAATGTCGAGGAGATCGAGAGGAAGTTAGCAGGAGCTATCCTCGGAAACACGTCAGCGAAGCTGGCGCTCGAGATGGCTGTCTTCGACCTGAAGGGGAAGATACTTGGCGTGAGGGTGAGGGATCTTCTGGGAGGTTATAGAGATAGAGTGGAGACGGATTTCACCATAGGAATAATGTCGCCCGAGGAGATGGCCTCAGATGCCCTGAAGTACGTTGAGATGGGCTTCAGGATATTGAAGCTCAAAGTGGGCCTAGGTTTAGAGGAGGATATAGCGAGGGTCAAGGCCGTAAGGGATGCGGTGGGCAAGGACATAAGGATAAGGATAGATGCTAATCAGGGCTGGACAGTTAAGCAAGCTAAGAAGGCCCTCTCATCTATGGAGAGGTATGATGTGGAGCTCGCTGAACAGCCAGTGAAGTGGTACGATTATGAGGGGATGGCTGAGCTTACTAGAGTGAGCCCCATCCCCATAATGGCCGATGAATCGGTCCATTCCGCCAGAGATGCTCTCTTAGTCGCGAAGATGAGGGCCGCCGATTACATAAACATAAAGTTGACTAAGGCTGGGGGCCTCCTGGAGGCGAGGAGGATAGCAGCGATAAGCGAAGCCGCCGGGATCCCTAATATGATAGGTTGTATGATGGAGGGAGGTATAAGCATAACTGCAGCAGTCCACTTCGCCACAGCCACTAGGAATCTGGTCACAACGGACCTAGACTCAGATATATCCCTGAAGGAGGACTTCGTGGAGGGAGGAGCTAAATGTGAAAAGGGCTTCAGGATACTGCCGGAGGGCCCCGGCTTAGGGAACTTGAGGGTCAAGGAGGGGATGCTAAAGCTGAGGGGAGTTTTCGAGGAAGGGAAGGAGGTATCTACGCCTCTGTAG
- a CDS encoding ABC transporter ATP-binding protein produces the protein MLRLQDIRKYFPVRGGVLMKVIGEIKAVDGVSMDIGKGETFGLVGETGSGKTTLGRVVLKLIEPTSGRIFFDGRDITELRGKELLPLRREMQIVFQDPYKALHPKKKVKDIVGEPLIIHEGLRGKEVEERVSEMLKLVGLNPEHMHRYPHEFSGGQRQRIVIARALILRPKFIVLDEPTSALDVSVQAKILNLLSDLKEKFGLTYLLISHNLAVVRHFSNRVGVMYLGKLVEVAPTEELFENPRHPYTIGLISSIPVPDPKLVKSRRKLLLLGEIPSPMNPPSGCRFHTRCPYAKEVCRTEEPKIEEISEGHYVACHLWRELS, from the coding sequence ATGCTCAGGCTCCAGGATATCAGGAAGTACTTCCCCGTGAGGGGAGGCGTGCTGATGAAAGTTATCGGGGAGATAAAAGCTGTGGATGGAGTATCGATGGATATAGGGAAAGGAGAGACTTTTGGACTGGTTGGCGAGACTGGGAGCGGGAAAACAACGCTGGGAAGAGTTGTCCTCAAATTGATAGAACCTACGTCCGGGAGGATATTCTTCGATGGGAGGGATATAACTGAACTGAGGGGTAAGGAGCTCCTTCCCCTGAGGAGGGAGATGCAGATAGTCTTCCAGGATCCGTACAAGGCCCTACATCCGAAGAAGAAGGTCAAGGATATAGTCGGTGAGCCCCTGATCATCCATGAGGGGCTAAGGGGGAAGGAAGTGGAGGAGAGGGTGAGTGAGATGTTAAAGCTAGTGGGCCTGAACCCCGAGCACATGCATAGATACCCTCATGAGTTCTCAGGGGGACAGAGGCAGAGGATAGTAATAGCTAGAGCGCTCATACTCAGGCCCAAGTTCATAGTCTTGGATGAACCCACTTCAGCCCTGGACGTCAGCGTACAAGCGAAAATATTGAACTTGCTATCCGATTTGAAGGAAAAATTTGGACTAACATACCTACTGATAAGTCATAATCTCGCTGTAGTCAGACATTTTAGTAATAGGGTTGGTGTGATGTACTTGGGCAAGTTGGTGGAAGTGGCCCCGACTGAGGAACTATTCGAGAACCCGAGGCATCCTTATACGATCGGACTGATCTCCTCCATTCCTGTCCCCGATCCCAAGTTAGTTAAATCCAGGAGGAAGCTCTTGCTTCTAGGCGAAATACCGAGCCCTATGAATCCACCATCGGGATGCAGGTTCCACACGAGGTGCCCTTACGCTAAGGAAGTATGCAGGACTGAGGAGCCAAAGATCGAGGAGATCTCTGAGGGACATTATGTGGCATGCCATCTTTGGAGAGAGTTGAGCTGA